TTGTCTGGCAGTCTGTATGAAGGGGGTCTGTATAAGTGCTGGTCAGGTTAGGGTCTATTTAAAGGGGGTGGAGTCTGTATATATTTGGTCTGGTTTGGACATAGTTGGGGGGTCCATATTGTATTtgtggtctgtatttattttaggTTGTGCTGAAGGAAGGTCATATGATTAAAATTCCATTGGTAGGGATGGTGGTTGGGAGGGGGTGACCTATACAAATAGGTTGGGCATAAATCCAGAATTTTCTGCAGTCCACTGCCTATTCCCCGCTTCATATAATCTCCCTCAACTGGCAACCAGGTCTAACATTTATCACTCATCCAGGACTGGCACCCCTCAGTCATGAGTTTGTTCACTAGAGGTAAGTACACTAGTAAATCACTTTGTGCCATTTTGTTCAGAGCGTGGGATCTGGGTATTACACATTTTTGGGAAGATATGGGCTGTTTGCCCATTTCCAAGATGGCGCTGTCTTGTGACGTCGCGCCGTCCCGGAAGTACTTGCCGCTGATATAGCGGAAGTCTTTCCCTAGTTCCGGTCTCTATCGTATCGGCCGCTGGGCAAGATGGTGAGTGTCATGGTGTCAGGGCCGTTGAATCCGTTGCCATCGGCCTCTATCCCGTCCTGGCGGGACGCCTTCCTGTTGTCTGCGGGCGGCAGTGGCGGGGGCCAGTTATTGGTGCGGGGTTTGGGGCAGATGGCGGCTTTAGTGCCGTGTTGTGGGGAGGCCGCTCTCTTCTCCCCTCTGCCCTGGCTCCTGGGCTCTGCCTATGGTGCAATCTACCACCGGCCTTACATGGTTAATGCTGCTGGGGCCCCTATGACTGCATTATCAAGATCTCTACTTGCTGTCAGTGGATGTTTACCTCCAGAGGCTTCTCCCTCTGCTAGTTTGCTGCAGTCCGGAGTCAAGGCTGTtttctggatacaattgtaacaaatccTCAGCTGTGGAAGTTCAGGTTTTGTTTTTTAGGAGTGTTTCTATTCACTGACTGCAGAGGTGTTGAAAATGATGCTAAATTGAAAGGCAGAGTATTTTTTTCGGAGCACACTAACGCCCCCGCAGCTCTCGCCTGTCCTGGTGCATTTATCGGTGATGTTCTGTAGTAAATGTCTGAACAGATGACTTCCGCTGATTTCTCTTCTGTCTCTGAGATGAATGCCGCGCTCTCGGGCAGCCGGAGCTGCGCTCTCTCGTCCGCCGTCTCACtgcgtgcctttttgttttgctCTAGACGAAGGGGACCTCGTCATTCGGAAAGCGCCGCAATAAGACGCACACTCTGTGCCGTCGCTGCGGGTCCAAGGCCTACCATCTGCAGAAGTCTACCTGCGGCAAGTGCGGCTACCCCGCCAAGCGCAAGAGAAAGTGTGAGTACCCCGAGCTATTGAAGGGGATGTGACCTGTAACGGCTGGTGTATTGTAACGTGGATATCCACAGGATGGGGGATGgctatcagatctgtgggggtcctgttaaccccatggtgccccccaccccgttCATTTCAGTGGGAGTGCGGTGCCCTCATGGtaatgaatggagcggtggcactTTTCCGACTGACATGTTCTTTTCAGGGGGGCTCCTATTCTCGTGATCCATTAGGACCCTATCAATGTGATAGTTgactccctatcctgtggatagggagtaGCTTCTTTAAACGGAATACCCTGTTAACAGTGACACAAGTAAAATCTTGCGTTGGACGAGCGAGTGAACCGATGAGTGGCTCTGTGGATGCTcgcagctgcagctctggtcctgTGTCCCATGTTCCTTCTGGTTTACCCAGGCTGCAGCTGGTCAGATAGCGGGGTACGGGATGGTCCTGTGATATTTATTGGCATTCATTTtgttttgtgtgtttgtttttttagacAACTGGAGTGCGAAGGCCAAGAGACGCAACACCACCGGCACTGGCCGCATGCGGCACTTGAAGGTTGTCTACCGCAGATTCAAGTAAGTGTGTGCGGGGAACTGGCGTGTTCTgccattattagggatgagcgaatcgtagGCCAAGTGACAGATGAACTGCCAATCGACGAGGAGGGGCCATCAATAAGTAAGTcttagaaaccccctttaagataACGGCTAGGGAGGAGCGAAGCATCcgtagtcgattcgcataaaactttgttctaatactgtacggagtgagcgctccgtacagtattagaatgtatcggCTCTGATGAGCTGATGTTACTACTtcatgaagtctcgcgagacttcatgaagtagtaacttcggctcatcgcagccaatacattctaatactgtacggagcgcttgccccgtacagtattgaaacagttTTATGAGATTCAACTTAGGATGTTTCGATTTGCTCCTCTCTAGCCATTATCCtaaaaaggggttttctaagactTACTTATTGATGGCCCCTCCTCGTcgatcggtcacatggcctacgaGCAGCTCGGTCCTGTACAAGTTAATATGGCTGAGCTACATTACCGAACGGCCACTATGCAGGGGATGGCGCTGTGGTTGGTAAGCTGCCAGGAGGCCACTGCACTCGGCAAACCTCCTCAATACCTTGTGTTGATGAACGCGATATCGCTGGCTGCAGCTCAGAGCGCTGGGCCTTTTCTAACAACTGATCAGGGGGataccaggagtcagacccccggaGTCATCTATTGATGGGCCATCAGTACGGGTCTTTTAATGTGTCCTGTTTTGTTAGAACGGTCCCTGATGTTGACGGTCCTATGGTGCCCCACTATACAACCTGTCAGAATCTTGCATCGAGCGTTCACACACAGCGTAGATTGGCTGCATCTCCCGGACAGACGGCGACTGCTCTGATCTCGCTGTATCACAGTGATAATAGTTCTTGTCTGATCGCGGTTCTGTTATGTACATGTGAGAACAGTACAATAGATCCGCCATCATATAGGCACTCGCTGCATTATATATCGCTATGAAACAGCTGCAGCGGGAAACTGTTTCTCCTTGAAAGAATGTTTTGGCGCGTATTGTGCCCAGTTACTACCAGTATGGTGCATGCGATGGTTGACCAGCCATTCATTCATTGGTGGTTCAGCCACCAGCCTACAgttcccagcatgttccatttcTGTGAGCCCTGAGAACTGGCAAACAAGTGTgcctgctgggaattgtagtctcTCCACAGccagagtgccagaggttgctgatttcGCCCCCAATACTGAATACGTCCTCTGCAGATCTTTGGCTGTCTTGCACGTTATTGGGTTGGGTTCCTGCAGACTCTTATTAACTCTAAAGAGCTTTTCCCGCTAGATATGTCACATCTGCCTAGTTTGCCTTGAAGTTttcggggttaaaggggttatccaatttcgcAAAGAGtttccccatgtgccgggcccctcacaatatacttaccccgctcccggcGCCGTTTTTCCTCCCTGTACACAGATAAAAAACgtccccgacactggatgttttcagcagtgtacagggagaagcagcggtgCGGGGTAAgaatattacctgtgaggggccggCACATGGGGGTCTGtttgtgaaattggataacctctttattattgatggcctgtcttCAGGATTGGTCAGTGGGGTCCTGCACCCCTCAAACTTGTCAGTGGGGGTGCAGTCAGACCCCACCCATGTGATATTGACCCATCTGTATTATAACACCAGAACTCCCCTTGAATCCCGAAGTTGCAGGTGTGCTGATCAGTggtcctgcagtgaggagaggggactgtataaccccccccccccccccccagcccccccacccccagggaCTTTGGATCCAGGTCCCCATCTACATCGGTGTTCAGACACTGCATCTAGTCAAGCCAGGACAGGGCACAGCGTGGTGCACAC
This portion of the Bufo gargarizans isolate SCDJY-AF-19 chromosome 1, ASM1485885v1, whole genome shotgun sequence genome encodes:
- the RPL37 gene encoding 60S ribosomal protein L37, whose protein sequence is MTKGTSSFGKRRNKTHTLCRRCGSKAYHLQKSTCGKCGYPAKRKRKYNWSAKAKRRNTTGTGRMRHLKVVYRRFKNGFREGTTPKPKRAAVAASSSS